The Achromobacter deleyi genome has a window encoding:
- a CDS encoding IclR family transcriptional regulator: protein MTQTRNPEDSPLFIAALARGVSVLRAFSEGQPAMTLPELAEAAGLSKSSVQRFAHTLWTLGYLRKDPASKKFSLAPWSLELGMKYVQTSPLVLGGNPFLHTLNRNSQETCSLAEPDGLDMVYVARFATHKEMFVNMPVGMRLPLYCTAAGRAVLAKLDPAVARGLLERCDRKPYTADTITDIDALLAELDFARRHGYARSNGEFYPGDITVSAAVLDAGGTPLGAVNVSVPSSRWSFEQAQAVFGPQVVETAHAISASRTLGRSHPFYEMEPPGGALRGTMSLASDEA, encoded by the coding sequence ATGACCCAGACTCGCAATCCCGAGGACTCCCCGTTGTTCATCGCGGCGCTGGCGCGCGGCGTTTCCGTCCTGCGGGCATTCAGCGAAGGACAACCCGCCATGACGCTGCCGGAATTGGCGGAGGCCGCGGGCTTGAGCAAAAGCTCGGTCCAGCGCTTTGCCCATACGCTGTGGACGCTGGGCTATCTGCGCAAAGACCCGGCCAGCAAGAAATTCTCGCTGGCGCCATGGTCGCTGGAACTGGGCATGAAATATGTGCAGACCAGCCCGCTGGTGCTGGGCGGCAATCCCTTCCTGCATACCTTGAACCGCAACAGCCAGGAGACCTGCAGCCTGGCCGAGCCCGACGGGCTGGACATGGTCTATGTGGCGCGCTTCGCCACGCACAAGGAAATGTTCGTGAACATGCCGGTGGGCATGCGCCTGCCCTTGTACTGCACGGCCGCCGGCCGGGCCGTGCTGGCCAAACTGGACCCCGCCGTGGCGCGCGGCCTGCTGGAACGCTGCGACCGCAAGCCGTACACCGCCGACACCATCACCGATATCGATGCCTTGCTGGCCGAACTGGACTTCGCGCGCCGCCACGGCTATGCGCGCTCCAACGGCGAGTTCTATCCCGGCGACATCACGGTCAGCGCGGCGGTGCTGGACGCGGGCGGCACCCCCTTGGGGGCGGTGAACGTGTCCGTGCCTTCCAGCCGCTGGTCGTTCGAGCAGGCGCAGGCCGTGTTCGGCCCGCAGGTGGTGGAAACCGCGCACGCCATCAGCGCATCGCGCACGCTGGGCCGCTCGCATCCGTTCTACGAGATGGAGCCGCCCGGCGGCGCCTTGCGCGGCACGATGTCCTTGGCCAGCGACGAGGCCTGA
- a CDS encoding branched-chain amino acid ABC transporter permease gives MLNRLLPIAALLALAAFSWSGSDYYTGLAIKVMIYAIFALSLQLLVGGAGLVSLGHAAFFGIGAYVAALLSPESEAASLWWLLPAALLAAAAYAAVTGALALRTRGVYFIMVTLAFSQMAYYVFHDTKIGGGSDGIYLYFRPELSLGGWMPFDLGNAATFYFFVLACLALTWGFLALLRRSPFGAALTGIRINEQRMRAAGYSTYPYKLAAYVVGATLAGLAGFLFALKDGFVTPELLAWEQSGLVLLMVILGGMGSLGGAVLGTVALVLLQELFQSQELFGDYARHWHLPLGIAIIALVALLPNGLAGLPAQWRERREARAAGAAARKAEAGAPARKDGSATPARLPIQGEPHV, from the coding sequence ATGCTGAATAGACTCCTGCCTATCGCGGCGCTGCTGGCGCTGGCCGCCTTTTCCTGGAGCGGCAGCGACTACTACACCGGCCTCGCGATCAAGGTCATGATCTACGCGATCTTCGCGCTCAGCCTGCAGCTGCTGGTGGGCGGCGCGGGCCTGGTCAGCCTGGGGCACGCCGCCTTCTTCGGCATCGGCGCGTACGTGGCGGCGCTGCTGTCGCCCGAGTCGGAAGCGGCCAGCCTGTGGTGGCTGCTGCCCGCCGCCCTGCTGGCCGCCGCCGCCTACGCCGCCGTGACCGGCGCGCTGGCGCTGCGCACGCGCGGCGTGTACTTCATCATGGTCACGCTGGCGTTCTCGCAGATGGCCTACTACGTTTTCCACGACACCAAGATCGGCGGCGGCAGCGACGGCATCTACCTGTACTTCCGGCCCGAGCTGTCCCTGGGCGGCTGGATGCCCTTCGACCTGGGCAACGCCGCCACCTTCTACTTCTTCGTCCTGGCCTGCCTGGCGCTGACCTGGGGTTTCCTGGCGCTGCTGCGGCGCTCGCCGTTCGGCGCGGCGCTCACCGGCATCCGCATCAATGAGCAGCGCATGCGAGCGGCCGGCTACTCCACCTATCCGTACAAGCTTGCCGCCTACGTCGTCGGCGCCACGCTGGCCGGCCTGGCCGGCTTTCTGTTCGCCTTGAAGGACGGCTTCGTCACGCCGGAGCTGCTGGCTTGGGAACAGTCCGGGCTGGTGCTGCTGATGGTGATCCTGGGCGGCATGGGCAGCCTGGGCGGCGCCGTGCTCGGCACCGTGGCCCTGGTGCTGCTGCAAGAGCTGTTCCAGTCGCAGGAATTGTTCGGCGACTATGCGCGCCACTGGCATCTGCCCCTGGGCATCGCCATCATCGCGCTGGTGGCCTTGCTGCCCAACGGGCTGGCCGGGCTGCCAGCCCAATGGCGCGAACGCCGCGAGGCGCGCGCGGCGGGCGCCGCCGCCAGGAAGGCCGAAGCCGGCGCGCCGGCGCGCAAGGATGGCAGCGCCACCCCGGCGCGGCTGCCCATCCAGGGAGAACCCCATGTCTGA
- a CDS encoding amino acid ABC transporter permease has product MDFATLRMYLTPLAEGTVWTLALFFSSAFLAVALGLVVCLCRLSPSRLLSRGARFYIEVIRGTPLLLQLFYIYYGLPEMGVVINGFVAGVLGLTLNFGAYLAELFRSGIQSVDTGQYEAARALGLGKVQRLRRIVLPQALRTVFPALGNYALVLIKETSLVAVISVYELMRAGEMLAGATFQALTVYTMVGVIYFAMCSVLSYAFRRSEKRLTVPGYWSGAGENHDISKA; this is encoded by the coding sequence TTGGATTTCGCTACCCTGCGCATGTACCTGACCCCTTTGGCCGAGGGAACGGTCTGGACCCTGGCGCTGTTTTTCAGTTCGGCATTCCTGGCGGTGGCGCTGGGCCTGGTCGTCTGCTTGTGCCGCCTGTCGCCGTCGCGGCTGCTGAGCCGCGGCGCGCGCTTCTACATCGAGGTGATTCGGGGCACGCCGCTGCTCCTGCAATTGTTCTACATCTATTACGGCCTGCCCGAGATGGGTGTGGTGATCAACGGCTTTGTCGCCGGCGTTCTGGGCCTGACCCTGAACTTCGGCGCCTACCTTGCCGAGCTGTTCCGAAGCGGCATCCAGTCGGTGGACACCGGGCAGTACGAGGCGGCGCGCGCGCTGGGACTGGGCAAGGTCCAGCGGCTGCGCCGCATCGTGCTGCCGCAGGCGCTGCGCACCGTGTTCCCGGCGCTGGGCAACTATGCGTTGGTGCTGATCAAGGAGACGTCGCTGGTCGCCGTCATCAGCGTGTACGAGCTGATGCGGGCGGGCGAGATGCTGGCGGGCGCCACGTTCCAGGCGCTGACCGTCTACACCATGGTGGGCGTTATCTACTTCGCCATGTGCAGCGTGCTGTCGTATGCGTTCCGGCGTTCCGAAAAGCGCCTGACCGTGCCGGGCTACTGGAGCGGAGCCGGCGAGAACCATGACATTTCCAAGGCCTGA
- a CDS encoding amino acid ABC transporter substrate-binding protein: protein MKRTIMVAAGAIALACASQAAMAGPTLDAVKKKGFVQCGLTDGVSGFSATNSKGEWEGMDVDICRAVAAAVFGDPTKFKGTALSTQQRFTALQSGEVDVLLRTVTLTQTRDTSLGLAAVAASFYDGQGILVNKKLGVKSAKELNGATVCVQPGTTTELNLADWFRANNIEFKPVVIDKVTEVVRAFESGRCDAFTDDSSQLAAVRATQVANPNDYEILPERFSKEPLGPMVRQGDENWLGIIRWTLFALLEAEEYGITQKNVDEMLKSKNPNVLRILGVTPGAGKNMGVDEKWAYNAIKAVGNYSEVFERNVGKDSKLGLQRGTNALWNQGGAMYPWPIR from the coding sequence ATGAAGCGGACTATCATGGTTGCGGCCGGCGCGATTGCCCTGGCTTGCGCGTCCCAGGCGGCGATGGCCGGCCCCACTCTGGATGCGGTGAAGAAGAAGGGGTTCGTGCAGTGCGGTCTGACCGACGGCGTGTCCGGCTTCTCCGCGACGAACAGCAAGGGCGAATGGGAAGGCATGGACGTGGACATTTGCCGCGCGGTTGCCGCAGCCGTGTTCGGTGACCCGACCAAATTCAAGGGCACCGCGCTGTCCACGCAGCAACGCTTCACCGCGCTGCAATCGGGCGAGGTCGACGTGCTGCTGCGCACCGTCACCCTGACCCAGACGCGCGACACCTCGCTGGGCCTGGCGGCCGTCGCGGCCAGCTTCTACGACGGCCAGGGCATCCTGGTGAACAAGAAACTGGGCGTCAAGAGCGCCAAGGAACTCAACGGCGCCACGGTCTGCGTGCAGCCGGGCACCACTACCGAACTGAATCTGGCCGACTGGTTCCGCGCGAACAATATCGAGTTCAAGCCGGTCGTGATCGACAAGGTGACGGAAGTCGTGCGCGCCTTCGAATCCGGCCGCTGCGACGCCTTCACCGACGATTCCTCGCAGCTGGCCGCCGTGCGCGCGACCCAGGTCGCCAATCCCAATGACTACGAGATCCTGCCGGAGCGCTTCTCCAAAGAGCCCCTGGGGCCCATGGTCCGTCAGGGCGACGAGAACTGGCTGGGCATTATCCGCTGGACCTTGTTCGCGCTGCTGGAGGCCGAGGAATACGGCATCACGCAGAAGAACGTGGACGAAATGCTCAAGAGCAAGAACCCCAACGTCCTGCGCATCCTGGGCGTGACGCCGGGCGCCGGCAAGAACATGGGCGTGGACGAGAAGTGGGCCTACAACGCGATCAAGGCGGTAGGCAACTACAGCGAAGTGTTCGAGCGCAACGTGGGCAAGGACAGCAAACTGGGCCTGCAGCGCGGCACGAACGCGCTCTGGAACCAGGGCGGCGCCATGTATCCGTGGCCTATCCGCTGA
- a CDS encoding ABC transporter ATP-binding protein, producing MSDLLLAATTLTRRFGGLTAVNGVSLELRRGQVHAVIGTNGAGKSTLINILSGELAPSSGQVMLDGRDITAWRQPERARAGLGRSYQRSTIFPELSVFENCRLAAQAGRQRFWHWWRAASGCRHSAELAGHALDRTGLTGDAARAAGQLPHGRKRQLEIAMCLAGEPQVLLLDEPLAGMGPEETDRILDLLQTLKAGHAILLVEHDMDAVFRIAERLTVMVNGTAIASGTPADIRANPEVRTAYLGEDEQGGG from the coding sequence ATGTCTGATCTCTTGCTGGCCGCAACCACGCTCACCCGGCGCTTCGGCGGCCTGACGGCGGTCAATGGCGTTTCGCTGGAACTGCGGCGCGGCCAGGTGCACGCCGTGATCGGCACCAACGGCGCGGGCAAATCCACGCTGATCAACATCCTGTCGGGCGAGCTTGCGCCCAGCAGCGGCCAGGTCATGCTGGACGGCCGCGACATCACGGCATGGCGCCAGCCCGAACGGGCGCGCGCCGGACTGGGCCGCAGCTACCAGCGGTCCACCATTTTTCCCGAGCTCAGCGTGTTCGAAAACTGCCGGCTGGCCGCGCAGGCGGGCCGGCAACGCTTCTGGCACTGGTGGCGCGCCGCGTCCGGCTGCCGGCACAGCGCCGAGCTGGCCGGGCACGCGCTGGACCGCACCGGGCTGACCGGCGACGCCGCGCGCGCAGCCGGCCAGTTGCCGCACGGCCGCAAGCGCCAGCTCGAGATCGCCATGTGCCTGGCGGGCGAACCGCAGGTGCTGCTGCTGGACGAACCCCTGGCCGGCATGGGCCCCGAGGAAACCGACCGCATCCTGGACCTGCTGCAGACCCTGAAGGCCGGCCACGCGATCCTGCTGGTCGAGCACGACATGGACGCCGTCTTCCGCATCGCCGAGAGGCTCACCGTCATGGTCAACGGCACCGCCATCGCCAGCGGCACGCCGGCGGACATCCGCGCGAATCCCGAGGTGCGCACGGCCTACCTGGGCGAAGACGAACAAGGAGGCGGCTGA
- a CDS encoding acetolactate synthase large subunit, translated as MNGADSLCDTLLANDVDVCFANPGTSEMHFVAALDRKPKMRCVLGLFEGVVTGAADGYARMADKPAATLLHLGPGLGNGLANLHNAKRARTPMVNIVGDHATYHVQYDAPLTSDVEGVARPMSHWVKRTMTAAALSADAAEAIGVARRAPGNIATLILPADTAWTELPDNSPAPVQVKDEALVQTSADAVRAAAAAIRSGEATVLMLGGAALRERALNAAGRIARATGVRLVSETSNRRIERGGSRTAVDRLPYPIDLAVAKLKDVKHLVLAGAKSPVGFFAYPGKPSLLAPTDSNQVVLATAEQDLPHALEWLADELGIAADAPRLATPAPSYEVPTSGKLTGAAVNILVAHNLPEQAIVCDESITQGREFPIYSASSAPHDWLMLTGGAIGIGLPMATGAAVACPDRKVVTLQADGSGMYTLQALWTQARENLNCLTVILANRSYATLHGEMKNVGVQEPGRNARRMLDLEEPYLDWTHLARGMGVEAVSVDTVEGFARALADGLKRRGPFLIEAVI; from the coding sequence ATGAACGGCGCTGACAGCCTTTGCGATACCTTGCTTGCCAATGATGTGGACGTTTGCTTTGCGAACCCCGGCACATCGGAAATGCACTTTGTCGCGGCATTGGATCGCAAACCGAAGATGCGCTGCGTGCTGGGCCTCTTCGAAGGCGTGGTGACGGGGGCGGCCGACGGCTATGCGCGCATGGCCGACAAGCCCGCGGCGACCTTGCTGCACCTGGGGCCGGGGCTGGGCAATGGTCTTGCCAACCTGCACAACGCCAAGCGCGCGCGCACGCCCATGGTCAACATCGTGGGCGACCACGCCACCTATCATGTCCAGTACGATGCGCCGCTGACCAGCGATGTGGAGGGCGTCGCGCGTCCCATGTCGCACTGGGTCAAGCGCACGATGACGGCCGCCGCGCTGTCCGCGGACGCCGCCGAGGCCATCGGCGTGGCGCGCCGCGCGCCGGGCAACATCGCCACCCTGATCCTGCCGGCCGACACCGCCTGGACCGAGCTGCCGGACAACTCGCCCGCGCCCGTGCAGGTCAAGGACGAGGCCCTGGTCCAGACCTCGGCCGACGCGGTCCGCGCGGCCGCCGCCGCCATCCGTTCGGGCGAAGCCACCGTCTTGATGCTGGGCGGTGCCGCGCTGCGCGAGCGCGCGCTCAATGCCGCGGGCCGCATCGCGCGCGCCACCGGCGTGCGCCTGGTGTCGGAAACGTCGAACCGCCGCATCGAGCGCGGCGGCTCGCGTACGGCAGTCGACCGCCTGCCGTATCCCATCGACCTGGCGGTGGCCAAGCTGAAGGACGTGAAGCACCTGGTGCTGGCCGGCGCCAAGTCGCCGGTCGGCTTCTTCGCCTATCCCGGCAAGCCCAGCCTGCTGGCCCCGACGGACAGCAACCAGGTGGTGCTGGCGACGGCCGAACAGGATCTGCCCCATGCGCTGGAATGGCTGGCCGATGAACTGGGCATCGCCGCCGACGCGCCGCGCCTGGCCACGCCGGCCCCCAGCTACGAAGTGCCGACGTCGGGCAAGCTGACGGGCGCCGCGGTGAACATCCTGGTCGCGCATAACCTGCCCGAACAGGCCATCGTGTGCGACGAGTCCATCACGCAGGGCCGCGAATTTCCGATCTACAGCGCCAGCAGCGCGCCGCATGACTGGCTCATGCTGACGGGCGGGGCCATCGGCATCGGCCTGCCGATGGCGACGGGCGCCGCGGTGGCCTGCCCGGACCGCAAGGTCGTGACCCTGCAGGCCGACGGCAGCGGCATGTACACCTTGCAGGCGCTTTGGACGCAGGCGCGCGAGAACCTGAACTGCCTGACCGTGATCCTGGCAAACCGCTCCTACGCCACGCTGCACGGCGAGATGAAAAACGTGGGCGTGCAGGAACCGGGCCGCAATGCCCGCCGCATGTTGGACCTGGAAGAGCCCTATCTGGACTGGACGCACCTGGCCCGCGGCATGGGCGTGGAAGCGGTCAGCGTGGATACGGTTGAAGGCTTTGCGCGCGCCCTGGCCGATGGCCTGAAGCGCCGCGGCCCCTTCCTGATCGAAGCGGTGATCTAA
- a CDS encoding Bug family tripartite tricarboxylate transporter substrate binding protein — protein MAQASKSQPRRNAAADRRHTLRTLLFAAVAATGLAAGPAHAADDWPSKPIKIIVPYTPGGSTDIVTRIVMEKLGPRLKQTIIVENRPGANSSVGSAMAAKAEPDGYTFLSMLPAFIINFHLYKLNYTPADLTPVVQMADLPLFLFVSEELPVKTVADLVAYARKNPDKLTYASSGNGSSAHLTGADFALQSKITMTHVAYKGSAPILTDLLGNRVSMVFDPILVPMQYVKQNRLKALAFTGKERWPTEPGIPTMEEAGLPGFVTGSWAGLMAPANTPKPIIERMAREISEIVKEPDVKQKFVDAGFLPVGGTPAQFAELMKTDSARYAEIIKQARITVD, from the coding sequence ATGGCACAAGCAAGCAAGTCGCAGCCCCGTCGCAACGCAGCAGCCGATCGCCGCCACACCCTCAGGACCCTGTTGTTCGCCGCCGTGGCGGCGACGGGACTGGCAGCAGGACCCGCCCATGCGGCGGACGACTGGCCCAGCAAGCCCATCAAGATCATCGTGCCGTACACGCCGGGCGGATCCACCGACATCGTCACCCGCATCGTGATGGAAAAGCTCGGGCCGCGCCTGAAGCAGACCATCATCGTGGAGAACCGGCCGGGGGCCAACAGCAGCGTCGGCTCGGCCATGGCCGCCAAGGCCGAGCCCGACGGGTACACCTTCCTGTCGATGCTGCCAGCCTTCATCATCAACTTCCATCTGTACAAGCTGAACTACACGCCGGCCGACCTGACGCCGGTGGTGCAGATGGCGGACCTGCCGCTGTTCCTGTTCGTTTCGGAAGAGCTGCCCGTCAAGACCGTGGCGGACCTCGTCGCCTACGCGCGCAAGAATCCCGACAAGCTCACCTACGCCTCCAGCGGCAACGGGTCCAGCGCGCACCTGACGGGCGCCGACTTCGCGCTGCAAAGCAAGATCACCATGACGCACGTGGCCTACAAGGGAAGCGCGCCCATCCTCACCGACCTGCTGGGCAACCGCGTGTCCATGGTGTTCGATCCCATCCTGGTGCCAATGCAGTACGTAAAGCAGAACCGCCTGAAGGCGCTGGCGTTCACTGGCAAGGAACGCTGGCCGACCGAACCCGGCATTCCCACCATGGAAGAAGCCGGCCTGCCCGGTTTCGTCACCGGCTCCTGGGCCGGGCTGATGGCCCCGGCCAATACGCCCAAGCCGATCATCGAACGCATGGCGCGCGAAATCAGCGAGATCGTCAAGGAACCCGACGTGAAGCAGAAGTTCGTGGACGCGGGATTCCTGCCCGTCGGCGGCACTCCCGCGCAGTTCGCGGAGCTGATGAAGACGGATTCGGCGCGCTATGCCGAAATCATCAAGCAGGCGCGCATCACCGTGGATTGA
- a CDS encoding amino acid ABC transporter ATP-binding protein yields the protein MDALNDSAPIITMQGVSKWYGEFQVLDDLALEVSPGEKLILCGPSGSGKSTTIRLLNRLEEHQKGRIVVDGIELNEDVKNIERIRAEVGMVFQHFNLFPHLTVMENCTLAPMLVKGVPPGEARSRAMDYLERVRIPQHADKYPGQLSGGQKQRVAIARALCMQPKIMLFDEPTSALDPEMVKEVLDTMVALARDGMTMVCVTHEMGFAREVGDRVVFMDQGAIVEADTPDNFFSSPRSERAQAFLGQILG from the coding sequence ATGGATGCACTGAACGACTCCGCCCCGATCATCACCATGCAGGGCGTATCCAAGTGGTATGGCGAATTCCAGGTGCTGGATGATCTGGCGCTGGAGGTTTCGCCCGGCGAAAAGCTGATCCTCTGCGGTCCGTCCGGTTCCGGCAAGTCCACGACGATACGGCTGCTGAACCGGCTGGAGGAACACCAGAAGGGCCGCATCGTGGTCGACGGCATCGAGCTCAATGAAGACGTGAAGAACATCGAGCGCATCCGCGCCGAGGTGGGCATGGTGTTCCAGCACTTCAACCTGTTCCCGCACCTGACCGTGATGGAGAACTGCACGCTGGCGCCCATGCTGGTCAAGGGCGTGCCGCCAGGCGAAGCCAGGTCGCGCGCGATGGACTACCTGGAGCGCGTGAGGATCCCGCAACACGCGGATAAATATCCCGGCCAGTTGTCTGGCGGCCAGAAGCAGCGCGTGGCGATCGCGCGGGCCTTGTGCATGCAGCCCAAGATCATGCTGTTCGACGAACCCACCTCGGCGCTGGATCCCGAGATGGTCAAGGAAGTGCTGGATACCATGGTCGCGCTTGCCAGGGACGGCATGACCATGGTCTGCGTGACGCATGAAATGGGCTTTGCGCGAGAGGTCGGCGACCGCGTCGTGTTCATGGACCAAGGGGCCATCGTCGAGGCCGATACGCCGGACAACTTCTTTTCCTCGCCGCGTTCCGAGCGCGCGCAGGCCTTTCTGGGGCAGATACTGGGCTGA
- a CDS encoding ABC transporter ATP-binding protein has protein sequence MSALIEAGGLHVYYGASHVLRGVDMHIAPGESVGLVGRNGMGKTTLIRSLMGHVKSAQGNVRVRGSDCTHAQPHAIARMGVAYVPEGRGIFPNLNVRENLQVAARPGKRAGQDWTYARVLDTFPRLRERLGHGGQQLSGGEQQMLAIGRALMTNPDLLILDEATEGLAPLIVAEIWKIIRQIRATGMSTLIVDRNYRAVLEHTDRCLVMEKGQIVQDGDSASLARQPEQLTRYLGV, from the coding sequence ATGAGCGCGCTGATCGAAGCGGGCGGCCTGCACGTCTACTACGGCGCCAGCCACGTGCTGCGCGGTGTGGACATGCACATCGCGCCGGGTGAATCCGTGGGCCTGGTGGGCCGCAACGGCATGGGCAAGACCACGCTGATCCGCAGCCTGATGGGCCACGTGAAAAGCGCGCAAGGCAATGTGCGGGTGCGGGGCAGCGACTGCACCCACGCCCAACCGCACGCCATCGCGCGGATGGGTGTGGCCTATGTGCCCGAGGGACGCGGCATCTTCCCCAACCTGAATGTGCGCGAGAACCTGCAGGTGGCCGCCAGACCGGGAAAACGCGCCGGCCAGGACTGGACCTACGCAAGGGTGCTGGACACCTTCCCGCGCCTGCGGGAACGCCTGGGACATGGCGGGCAGCAACTGTCGGGCGGCGAGCAGCAGATGCTGGCCATAGGCCGGGCCCTGATGACCAATCCCGACCTGCTGATCCTGGACGAAGCCACCGAAGGCCTGGCGCCGCTGATCGTGGCGGAAATCTGGAAGATCATCCGCCAGATCCGCGCCACCGGCATGTCCACGCTGATCGTGGACCGCAACTACCGGGCGGTGCTGGAACACACCGACCGCTGCCTGGTCATGGAAAAAGGGCAGATCGTGCAGGATGGCGACAGCGCGTCGCTGGCCCGGCAACCCGAGCAGCTGACGCGCTATCTTGGGGTTTAG
- a CDS encoding ABC transporter substrate-binding protein, producing MKLKSILLGMAAASLLIQSGAQARTLDEVRADKSLAIVTTASAPPHGFKNPKSNQLEGIMVDVAAGVAKHLKVSDKLADVPFSGLIPTLTSGRADVMSAPLFITEERAKAIDFSAPVYEWGEGVVVSDKATRKYAKFEDMQGQRVGVLVDSVQFNMIKDMPGTKVTTYQDYSTLLADVRAGRIDLGIVDPPSIIYQIQTKNIPGVKLDTGYQPQRKWQVGMAVQKGNAALLEAVNGALAEMRKNGEMAAIGQKWGVSDLISK from the coding sequence ATGAAACTCAAATCCATCCTGCTGGGCATGGCCGCGGCCAGCCTGCTTATCCAATCCGGCGCGCAGGCGCGCACGCTGGACGAGGTGCGCGCCGACAAGAGCTTGGCCATCGTCACCACCGCGTCCGCTCCGCCGCACGGCTTCAAGAACCCGAAGTCGAACCAGCTGGAAGGCATCATGGTGGACGTGGCGGCCGGCGTGGCCAAGCATCTGAAAGTATCCGACAAGCTGGCCGACGTGCCGTTCTCGGGCCTGATCCCCACGCTGACTTCCGGGCGCGCCGATGTCATGTCCGCGCCGCTGTTCATCACCGAGGAACGCGCCAAGGCCATCGACTTCTCCGCACCCGTCTACGAATGGGGTGAAGGGGTGGTGGTCAGCGACAAGGCCACCCGCAAGTACGCAAAGTTCGAAGACATGCAGGGGCAGCGCGTCGGGGTGCTGGTGGACTCGGTCCAGTTCAACATGATCAAGGACATGCCCGGCACCAAGGTAACGACCTACCAGGATTACTCCACCTTGCTGGCGGATGTGCGCGCCGGCCGCATCGACCTGGGCATCGTGGATCCGCCCAGCATCATCTACCAGATCCAGACCAAGAACATTCCCGGCGTGAAGCTGGACACGGGCTACCAGCCGCAGCGCAAATGGCAGGTGGGAATGGCCGTGCAAAAGGGCAACGCCGCGCTGCTGGAAGCCGTCAACGGCGCATTGGCCGAAATGAGGAAGAACGGCGAAATGGCCGCCATCGGTCAGAAGTGGGGCGTGTCCGACCTCATCAGCAAGTAA
- a CDS encoding arginase family protein: MGLPSVRDANAGKARACVVGIPFDCGTHPFRVGSRQGPDAIREQSRLLRPVDIFRRNGIDNPPEFLRAIDVGNVACHPGDPDASYPLIEAGIGAILDAGAIPISMGGDGAVTLPQLRAVARRHPDFVVLHFDSHTDTYPIPGYNTATTFTRAAEEGLLDVASSFHVGTRGSSFMPGVLEFGREVGYTIVPYDDFDQDQKAALEDIKQRIGQRPVYLCFDMDIFDPSCAPGVCTPEWGGLSAKEGLALLRQLAGLNFVAFDVNTVSPPQDVQGATAFLAATVMQEFCALAAVAVQQYPQGRPA, from the coding sequence ATGGGCCTGCCGTCCGTCCGCGACGCAAACGCGGGCAAGGCCCGCGCTTGCGTCGTGGGCATCCCTTTCGATTGCGGCACGCACCCGTTCCGCGTGGGTTCGCGCCAGGGGCCGGACGCGATACGCGAGCAATCCCGATTGCTGCGCCCCGTCGACATCTTCCGCCGCAATGGCATCGACAATCCGCCCGAGTTCCTGCGCGCGATCGACGTGGGCAACGTTGCCTGCCACCCCGGCGACCCGGATGCGTCCTATCCGCTCATCGAGGCCGGCATCGGCGCCATTCTGGACGCGGGCGCCATCCCGATTTCGATGGGAGGCGACGGCGCGGTGACCTTGCCGCAATTGCGCGCGGTGGCGCGCCGCCATCCGGATTTCGTGGTGCTGCATTTCGACTCGCATACCGATACCTACCCCATCCCCGGCTACAACACCGCCACGACCTTCACGCGCGCCGCGGAAGAAGGCCTGCTGGACGTTGCTTCCAGCTTTCATGTGGGCACGCGCGGCAGTTCCTTCATGCCGGGGGTGCTGGAATTCGGACGGGAGGTCGGCTACACGATCGTGCCCTACGACGATTTCGATCAGGACCAGAAGGCCGCGCTGGAGGACATCAAGCAGCGCATCGGCCAGCGCCCGGTCTACCTGTGCTTCGACATGGACATCTTCGATCCGTCCTGCGCGCCCGGCGTTTGCACGCCTGAATGGGGCGGGTTGTCGGCCAAGGAAGGACTGGCGCTGCTGCGGCAGCTGGCCGGACTGAACTTCGTGGCGTTCGACGTCAATACCGTGTCGCCGCCGCAAGACGTACAGGGGGCGACCGCCTTCCTGGCGGCCACCGTCATGCAGGAGTTCTGCGCATTGGCGGCGGTGGCGGTGCAGCAGTACCCGCAAGGGCGCCCGGCCTGA